The genomic stretch CCACCGTTAACGCAGAGGCTGATACTGATAGTGTTACGTATCGGAAGCTTATTGGTTCTTGGAATTGCATAAAACAGCAAGAAGAATGCCCTTTGGGAAGCAGAGACTTGAGTGGTTTAGTAAGTGAGGCGTATCCACAGTTGGATAATATGGAATCTTTAAGAGTGCATGTGAAGGCTGGTGGTGAAGATAATGCTGATTGTGGGTGCCTGAATGGTTCTCCATCCAGAAATTTCCTAAAGTTGGAAGATATATGTCATGCTAACAACGGAAATGTTAGTGATAtagaaaatgaagttcattcaaaGTTGGACAATTTGACTACTGGTGCAGATCATACAGAGGCTGATGTTGCTGATATTGCTGATTTTCCAAACCGgattggttcttcatcaaaGATTCAGATGAAGTTGCACGAAGAATGTCTTAGCAATGCAGGTTCAGAACAGTTTAAACTGGAAACTATTGAGACTCGTAATCCAGAGTTTATTATAGGGGAAGATTctcaaaaagaaataaatcaaCTGGCAGCTGCTTCGGCAAACTTGGATGTTCAAGTGAATAACTCAGAGTCCCGAGGTCTTTCCAGTTCTGAATTTCCCTATGATGTTCATGTTTCACTGCCAGTTCAACATCCCCAAAGTCATTTGCATCTCATGAATATCACTGAGGTTCCTAAATCTTCTGTGGAAATGGATAAAGAATTACAATTTGCTCAACAAATTCAGCCTTCTGAGAGTGCAGAAGATCCCATTTGTACTTCATTATCCAACCGAAAGCTAAGAATTCCTTCAGAACAAGCCCAGGTATTAGAAGCTAGTCAACTCATTGTGGAGTCCttagatggagagagagaaagtcctCTGTTGTCCAATCTTCTGGATGAACAAACAGATTCTCTGGAAGGCAGGGATCAGAATTGCTGCCCTAGTTTTCCATCCAAGATTTCTTGGTTTGAGAAAACAGAACCTGTGAAACACAGAGGTCCAGATGGCTCTTCTGATGGTGCTTCTGAGTTTTCATGTGGTGACCCTCTCAAGCGACCTCTAGATTTTTCATCGGTACCAACCAGCCAAAATATGTTGTTGACCCATGAGCCAACCATAGAACCCTTGGCTTCAAGCCTTCCTAGCTTTGGCATGTTGTCTGGAACAGCCCATGAACAATCTTCAAAGCCACAGCCATCGGAAGGTCCGAATGCTTCTCAGGCTAATCTGGAAGAGCCGCCGCTGCCACCTCTACCTCCTCTACAATGGAGGGTCGGAAAGTTCCAACACAGCTCACTTACAGCAGAGGGAGAAATGGCGCAACCAAGTCTGAACCCATTCTTACCTCTAGGTTTCACACCATTAGGAGGAGAGATTGTACAGCCTCCGAACCCATTTTTACCACTGAACTCCAGAGAAGGGAAGCATCAACATGGTTCCAAGGTGTCAGAGGAAGACATAGTGCATCCTGACATGAACCCATTCTCGTCACAATTGCCTGCTGTGGTAGGTGATACAAACAATAATGAGGGTTCTCAAACTTCAGAGGTAGTAGAAGAGATCCAACTTCCGAACCTGCTCTTGTCGTTGCCTGCAACTGAGGATGAGAAGCTGGAATGTGATTTGCTCCCTTTAGGGGAAGAAAAAGCGCAACCTAGTTTGAATTCATTTGCCCCTTCACCAGCTACTGAAGCAGATCGACCCTCTTCAGACACTTTACAGGGAGAATCATGCGATGTTCAAAATCTGTTGGAGCCAGAACCAAATATGAATGATGGGGCCATCAAAGATGAGGAGCCTCTGAATTCGTTTACACCATCAATCATAAAAGAGGAGGAATCTTTGAACTCATTTGCTCCTTCACCAGCTACTGAAGAAGACCGACCCCCTTCAGACACTTTACTGGGAGAATCATGTGATGTTCATAATCTGTCTGAGCCAGAACCAAATATGAATGATGGGACTATAAAAGATGAGGAGCCTCTGAATTCGTTTACACCACCAATCAGAAAAGAGGTGGAATCTCTGAACTCATTTGCCCCTTCACCAGCTACAGAAGAAGACCGACCTGCTTCAAACAGTTTACCAGGAGAATCATGTGATCTTCAAAATCTTTCGGATCCAGAACCAAATATGAATGATGGGACCATAAAAGATGAGCCTCTGAATTCATATGCACCACTAATCATAAAAGAGTCGTCGTCTCTGAACTCATTTGCACCTCTGAACTCATTTGCACcaccaatcataaaagaggaGCCTCTAAATTCATTTGCACCACCAAATATTGAGCATGTGGAGCCTGCAGATGGTTCCTTAATGTTAGAAGGAGAAATGCCTTCAAATGCATCTACGTCATTCACAAACGGAGAAGTTGGGGTTCCAAATGGCAAACCTCCTAAGAAGCAACCCCGGCCTAGAGATCCTCTAATTGAAGCTGTTGCCTCTCATGACAGAAGCATGGTAACTACGTTTCCACATGCTGTACCCTTGTAAAATTTTGATGCAATGCACTAGTGCAGTATCTAAATGGGATCAGAATTCAGAACTTTTGTACATTGACAATTTATCCATTCTGCAGCTGAGAAAGGCGACAGAGCGGGCTCATCCAAAGATTGAACATAAGATGGATTCAATGCTGGAACAGATAAGAACAAAGGTTGGAGCTGAGAAATTGCTTACTTCTGTCCTACTTCTCacaaaatttccttttccatgcaCCTTTATTAAGCTTTCGATTTGATCAGCAGTCCTTCAACCTGAGACCTGCGGTAAGACCAATGCTCACAACACGACCCAGCATCCAGGGTCCTAGAACCAACTTGAATGTTGCTGCTATTTTGGAGAAAGCAAATGCTATTCGACAGGTTGGCTTCCAATTAGTAGATACCAtcttttcttcattcatttACCTAAAATGTCTTCTAATCTTCTGAAACTTTTGCTCTGAAAATATTATAAACAGGCAACAGCTGGGAGTGACGAAGATGATAATGATAGTTGGAGTGATTCTTGATTGGCATGCATCCAAGCTATTCAGGACTACCATTGTAGCCTTGAGCGGAGCAATCTGCTTTCAGGTGCTAGTTCCTGCAAATTAAAATGGTCAAAGCAGCGAGAAGATTTCAGTAATTTCCAATGCCTATCCCATGCTGCTTTCTGTCTCTGTATAATATTATGTCTTCCCCATCCCCACCCACTTCtgtccaaaagagagagagagagagagagagaagaaaagaaaaaccttctttttctattgaaaaatatattatgcTGTGTATTTCGACCCGtaggaagaaagggagaaaaggaaaacaaaagaatCTCAATGGCCAGTGGAATCAAACGGTGGATGTGTGCATGACTTTGGGGTGGAGCGTTTCAGCGTGTTAGTGATgtatcatttttctatttttaaatgtagatatggagagagagagagagagagagagagagagagagagagagcaaaatgCTTGATATAAGGTGCACCTGTTTTTCTACCcctccaaaacaaaacaaaaaaagatagaaCCTGTTTTATTGTCCAATTCcgtttataaaaaaataaaagtcgagATCCTTGCCTGGTCATGTATCTCTGCATCAACATAGGGGCCAATGAGAATGTATGCAGAGGTATCTTTTCAGatggtatttttttatttcaatgggTGCTGAACAGTCATTGCATGCTCTCCTATTTCTGGACATAAGAACCACACAAGTTGGTAGcattcattttcccaaaaacaaATTAGCGAATGGGTTCATTCCCTACATCTCACTAAGAAATCTTGTATTCATTTTTTATGGGAAGGTTGTCTGAACCTACTTCTTTCCCTATGCCATCTCAAAAAGAAGTTTATTAATTTTTCATGGGAAAAGTTTTTGTGAACCTACTCTCCCTATGCGATCTCACAAAGAAgtcttttattcatttttatgagagaaatgaaatggaaagggggggggaaaaaaaacctaCAAGGCAGTGTGGTCCCTGTTCCAATCAAACACATAAGAGGTTGAAATGATCACCCTATTTCCATGCAAGGCAGAAATCCCTCCA from Macadamia integrifolia cultivar HAES 741 chromosome 14, SCU_Mint_v3, whole genome shotgun sequence encodes the following:
- the LOC122061480 gene encoding protein SCAR2-like isoform X1 — its product is MPLTRYQIRNEYSLADPELYRAADKDDPEAVLEGVAMAGLVGVLRQLGDLAEFAAQIFHDLHEEVMATAARGHGLMLRVQQLEAEVPSIEKAFLTQTSHSLFLLNAGVDWHANLSMDENLITRGDLPRCVMDSYEECRGPPRLFLLDKFDVSGAGTCLKRYSDPSFFRAKFTFSETIGADIQREKKARKGKKKGSRWRNGENPEFYPTSHAKLHQLLSEERNWDNNVLVHHMKLKKRQLNGFSSESTTGKSYMERFVETDSPERYCENSLVLPKLNMESSNTCEQGLEIREISTASPASKLMEREIGLISSAERQETALEQSMYDLHEDVIKEGILEKLHEPMCDIEVEKLPSSLYKLEDQKKLVVNVESQKEVDGYQSDDITSEVDNYMDALATMESEMETDTDSRPNNDRGFINIKRLGMDPDTKELQKHQDGFSDSHSAGNSSESVEYNLFEKGRYSPSNMDTLSNLTVKGPPGRDAAAEVATSVRTCPPEIVDLSSEKPSANDYNLESLESVVPGGSCIEVSEIPSSGSELVEASPDSCVTDSISMTSHHLSSGANLNEFQLQGPDFVGYRGPSSNTEENLVADVPRTINLSDSNSKMKDDILSEESRKSQQVEVMDGLSREVSSDALLHRSDISGLVVARKYYGSTFDTVFPAKCAEDAPTDNINRNSDSPHSITLATKEQLSCLEGQDIKVCLSTKQSECLRATTDTNDLDDVKSDRIVETDTGIPTTRENPEYVPSALDIQKTRNFAKQDLSEMKEEVPPQVDLEVGIGNSGVETLYNDLEVSSNTPDGGVGDEPALEVGQSNPCGSVGKDASSPEFPSLYLTPDSAKTAPVTDYSLQMGSLRDTTVNAEADTDSVTYRKLIGSWNCIKQQEECPLGSRDLSGLVSEAYPQLDNMESLRVHVKAGGEDNADCGCLNGSPSRNFLKLEDICHANNGNVSDIENEVHSKLDNLTTGADHTEADVADIADFPNRIGSSSKIQMKLHEECLSNAGSEQFKLETIETRNPEFIIGEDSQKEINQLAAASANLDVQVNNSESRGLSSSEFPYDVHVSLPVQHPQSHLHLMNITEVPKSSVEMDKELQFAQQIQPSESAEDPICTSLSNRKLRIPSEQAQVLEASQLIVESLDGERESPLLSNLLDEQTDSLEGRDQNCCPSFPSKISWFEKTEPVKHRGPDGSSDGASEFSCGDPLKRPLDFSSVPTSQNMLLTHEPTIEPLASSLPSFGMLSGTAHEQSSKPQPSEGPNASQANLEEPPLPPLPPLQWRVGKFQHSSLTAEGEMAQPSLNPFLPLGFTPLGGEIVQPPNPFLPLNSREGKHQHGSKVSEEDIVHPDMNPFSSQLPAVVGDTNNNEGSQTSEVVEEIQLPNLLLSLPATEDEKLECDLLPLGEEKAQPSLNSFAPSPATEADRPSSDTLQGESCDVQNLLEPEPNMNDGAIKDEEPLNSFTPSIIKEEESLNSFAPSPATEEDRPPSDTLLGESCDVHNLSEPEPNMNDGTIKDEEPLNSFTPPIRKEVESLNSFAPSPATEEDRPASNSLPGESCDLQNLSDPEPNMNDGTIKDEPLNSYAPLIIKESSSLNSFAPLNSFAPPIIKEEPLNSFAPPNIEHVEPADGSLMLEGEMPSNASTSFTNGEVGVPNGKPPKKQPRPRDPLIEAVASHDRSMLRKATERAHPKIEHKMDSMLEQIRTKQSFNLRPAVRPMLTTRPSIQGPRTNLNVAAILEKANAIRQATAGSDEDDNDSWSDS
- the LOC122061480 gene encoding protein SCAR2-like isoform X2: MPLTRYQIRNEYSLADPELYRAADKDDPEAVLEGVAMAGLVGVLRQLGDLAEFAAQIFHDLHEEVMATAARGHGLMLRVQQLEAEVPSIEKAFLTQTSHSLFLLNAGVDWHANLSMDENLITRGDLPRCVMDSYEECRGPPRLFLLDKFDVSGAGTCLKRYSDPSFFRAKFTFSETIGADIQREKKARKGKKKGSRWRNGENPEFYPTSHAKLHQLLSEERNWDNNVLVHHMKLKKRQLNGFSSESTTGKSYMERFVETDSPERYCENSLVLPKLNMESSNTCEQGLEIREISTASPASKLMEREIGLISSAERQETALEQSMYDLHEDVIKEGILEKLHEPMCDIEVEKLPSSLYKLEDQKKLVVNVESQKEVDGYQSDDITSEVDNYMDALATMESEMETDTDSRPNNDRGFINIKRLGMDPDTKELQKHQDGFSDSHSAGNSSESVEYNLFEKGRYSPSNMDTLSNLTVKGPPGRDAAAEVATSVRTCPPEIVDLSSEKPSANDYNLESLESVVPGGSCIEVSEIPSSGSELVEASPDSCVTDSISMTSHHLSSGANLNEFQLQGPDFVGYRGPSSNTEENLVADVPRTINLSDSNSKMKDDILSEESRKSQQVEVMDGLSREVSSDALLHRSDISGLVVARKYYGSTFDTVFPAKCAEDAPTDNINRNSDSPHSITLATKEQLSCLEGQDIKVCLSTKQSECLRATTDTNDLDDVKSDRIVETDTGIPTTRENPEYVPSALDIQKTRNFAKQDLSEMKEEVPPQVDLEVGIGNSGVETLYNDLEVSSNTPDGGVGDEPALEVGQSNPCGSVGKDASSPEFPSLYLTPDSAKTAPVTDYSLQMGSLRDTTVNAEADTDSVTYRKLIGSWNCIKQQEECPLGSRDLSGLVSEAYPQLDNMESLRVHVKAGGEDNADCGCLNGSPSRNFLKLEDICHANNGNVSDIENEVHSKLDNLTTGADHTEADVADIADFPNRIGSSSKIQMKLHEECLSNAGSEQFKLETIETRNPEFIIGEDSQKEINQLAAASANLDVQVNNSESRGLSSSEFPYDVHVSLPVQHPQSHLHLMNITEVPKSSVEMDKELQFAQQIQPSESAEDPICTSLSNRKLRIPSEQAQVLEASQLIVESLDGERESPLLSNLLDEQTDSLEGRDQNCCPSFPSKISWFEKTEPVKHRGPDGSSDGASEFSCGDPLKRPLDFSSVPTSQNMLLTHEPTIEPLASSLPSFGMLSGTAHEQSSKPQPSEGPNASQANLEEPPLPPLPPLQWRVGKFQHSSLTAEGEMAQPSLNPFLPLGFTPLGGEIVQPPNPFLPLNSREGKHQHGSKVSEEDIVHPDMNPFSSQLPAVVGDTNNNEGSQTSEVVEEIQLPNLLLSLPATEDEKLECDLLPLGEEKAQPSLNSFAPSPATEADRPSSDTLQGESCDVQNLLEPEPNMNDGAIKDEEPLNSFTPSIIKEEESLNSFAPSPATEEDRPPSDTLLGESCDVHNLSEPEPNMNDGTIKDEEPLNSFTPPIRKEVESLNSFAPSPATEEDRPASNSLPGESCDLQNLSDPEPNMNDGTIKDEPLNSYAPLIIKESSSLNSFAPLNSFAPPIIKEEPLNSFAPPNIEHVEPADGSLMLEGEMPSNASTSFTNGEVGVPNGKPPKKQPRPRDPLIEAVASHDRSMLRKATERAHPKIEHKMDSMLEQIRTKSFNLRPAVRPMLTTRPSIQGPRTNLNVAAILEKANAIRQATAGSDEDDNDSWSDS